One cyanobiont of Ornithocercus magnificus DNA segment encodes these proteins:
- a CDS encoding putative bicarbonate transporter, IctB family, with protein sequence MPPKSPWLLRWQGTVNYTSISLSFWSGGILVTLLATLPFLNRSGLGIMILAAGAFWVLWSMVTPLDRIDGVSSWVLILLGVSVLTTSFSPVPLAAAKGLLKLVGYLGVYALIRQLIAVNICWWDRLTAALVGGSIFASTLALRQLYTPAKELAHWADPSSIAAGTVRIYGPLNNPNLLAGYLVPIIPLAVVSTLRWRGWGSRLFILVSLGFASTATLFSYSRSGWLGLLTVLSLSALFLILRGTQGWPCFQRWLLILGLTLVATTILAITINHVDLIRIRLESILAGREDSSNNFRITVWLTAIQMISDRPWLGIGPGSEAFNIIYPLYQKTRFNALSAYSVPLEILIETGILGLIATAGLGVVAIQHGLLNITNKGPLELPAAASLVALGGLAVQGLTDTILYRPEVQLTAWFCLATLAQPPPKGGSPGR encoded by the coding sequence ATGCCACCAAAAAGCCCCTGGCTTTTGCGCTGGCAGGGCACCGTAAATTACACCTCGATATCGCTGTCATTTTGGTCAGGGGGAATTCTTGTAACTCTGCTGGCAACCTTACCATTCCTCAACCGTAGTGGACTTGGCATCATGATTCTGGCAGCAGGCGCTTTCTGGGTACTTTGGAGCATGGTTACCCCACTAGACAGAATTGATGGTGTTAGTAGCTGGGTTCTTATTTTACTTGGTGTTAGTGTTCTAACTACTAGCTTCTCACCAGTTCCTCTAGCTGCAGCTAAAGGCCTACTCAAACTGGTAGGCTATCTTGGAGTTTACGCACTAATACGTCAGCTAATTGCGGTTAATATCTGCTGGTGGGACCGCCTAACAGCTGCTTTAGTTGGCGGTAGTATTTTTGCTTCTACGCTAGCTCTACGTCAGCTATATACTCCCGCTAAAGAGCTAGCACATTGGGCAGATCCAAGCTCAATTGCTGCTGGAACAGTGCGCATTTACGGGCCACTTAACAACCCAAATTTACTTGCAGGTTACTTAGTGCCTATCATACCGTTGGCGGTAGTGTCTACGCTACGTTGGCGTGGCTGGGGTAGCCGACTTTTTATCTTAGTGAGTTTAGGATTTGCTAGTACTGCAACTTTGTTCAGCTACAGCCGCAGTGGGTGGTTAGGCTTACTGACTGTACTTAGTCTATCGGCACTATTTCTAATCTTGAGGGGAACACAAGGTTGGCCTTGTTTTCAGCGTTGGCTATTAATACTAGGGTTAACGCTAGTGGCTACCACAATATTGGCAATAACTATAAATCATGTAGATTTAATTCGGATTCGCCTAGAGAGTATTCTTGCTGGTCGCGAGGACAGCTCTAACAACTTCAGAATTACAGTCTGGCTAACAGCAATTCAGATGATTAGTGATCGACCATGGCTTGGCATTGGTCCTGGCAGTGAAGCTTTCAACATCATCTATCCACTATACCAGAAGACCCGCTTCAATGCACTCAGTGCCTATTCAGTGCCATTAGAGATCCTCATAGAGACAGGTATTCTTGGGCTAATAGCCACAGCTGGCTTAGGAGTTGTTGCTATACAACATGGCTTGCTCAACATAACTAATAAAGGGCCACTAGAGCTACCAGCAGCAGCTAGCCTAGTAGCCCTAGGTGGCTTAGCCGTACAAGGTCTTACTGATACCATCCTATATAGGCCAGAAGTACAGTTAACTGCTTGGTTCTGTTTGGCCACGTTGGCACAGCCACCACCTAAGGGGGGCTCTCCAGGAAGATAA
- a CDS encoding dCTP deaminase — protein sequence MLKNDHWIREQGAVGMIEPFQDCLIRHLNPEQRQHPVLSFGCSSYGYDLRLSPREFLIFRHIPGTVVNPKRFNPANLEPTPLHSDEDGNFFILPAHSYGLGVALERLQIPPTITVLCLGKSTYARLGIIVNTTPVEASWQGHLTLEFSNSSGADCRVYAGEGICQLLFLEGDPCDVTYSERQGKYQYQPERVTPARI from the coding sequence ATGTTGAAGAACGACCACTGGATCCGAGAGCAAGGAGCTGTGGGAATGATCGAGCCTTTCCAGGACTGTCTAATACGTCATCTCAATCCTGAGCAGCGCCAGCACCCAGTTCTTAGCTTTGGCTGCTCTTCCTATGGGTATGATTTGCGGCTGTCGCCCCGTGAATTCCTGATCTTCCGCCATATTCCGGGAACAGTAGTGAATCCCAAGCGCTTCAATCCGGCCAATCTCGAGCCCACACCCCTCCACAGTGATGAAGATGGGAACTTCTTTATCTTACCAGCCCACTCCTACGGTCTTGGTGTAGCCCTAGAAAGGTTACAGATCCCACCAACAATAACAGTACTTTGCCTCGGAAAAAGTACTTACGCTCGCTTGGGAATCATAGTTAATACTACTCCAGTTGAAGCTAGCTGGCAAGGTCATTTAACCCTTGAGTTTAGCAATAGTTCAGGTGCTGATTGCCGTGTTTATGCTGGCGAAGGTATCTGTCAGCTCCTCTTTTTAGAGGGTGACCCCTGCGATGTCACATATAGCGAACGTCAAGGCAAATACCAATATCAGCCTGAGCGAGTTACGCCGGCACGCATATAA
- a CDS encoding thioredoxin, giving the protein MIPMIQTPPGGPLSTYQRAALLLAALALTVVLFLLSGGAHQNSPLDQLANRSADPDSALVNERPTMLEFYADWCEICREMAPAVLTIEQQYGDELDVVLVNVDNPLWLDLIDRYSVNGIPHIELFDSNGKTRGRSLGLRSPEQLERLAQALIENTPLPELVGVGTTSIFTSPEQSIMSS; this is encoded by the coding sequence ATGATCCCTATGATTCAAACACCTCCCGGCGGGCCACTGAGTACTTATCAGCGTGCTGCGCTGTTACTAGCTGCACTAGCGCTCACCGTAGTGCTATTCTTGCTAAGCGGTGGTGCCCACCAGAATTCGCCTCTTGATCAATTGGCTAACCGGTCAGCTGACCCTGACTCAGCCTTAGTCAATGAGCGGCCGACTATGCTCGAGTTTTACGCTGATTGGTGCGAGATCTGCCGTGAAATGGCTCCAGCTGTTCTGACTATAGAACAGCAGTATGGTGACGAATTGGACGTAGTACTGGTAAATGTTGACAATCCACTTTGGCTAGACTTGATTGATCGCTATAGTGTTAACGGAATTCCCCATATCGAGCTTTTTGATAGCAATGGCAAAACTCGCGGTCGCTCTCTCGGTCTGCGTTCGCCAGAGCAGCTTGAGAGATTAGCACAAGCTCTAATCGAGAACACTCCCTTGCCCGAGCTTGTTGGTGTCGGCACTACTAGCATTTTTACCAGTCCAGAGCAGAGTATAATGAGCTCATAA
- a CDS encoding lytic transglycosylase: MVVSSLIPGVICLIATSLLSLTTAVTGQVLLRRSATPLNPSVLAEQLWHNYRWSVDPVRRREAALLLAASEHSAHRRQRLLAGQGWGHSPEAAIALLQQVWTATDLGLAQEAQRGRLALLERFPNSVIAVPALTTLITQVPGLRGKLRQHFPTHPDILREAWKGDDPGAAAHLGKWQPGAPAAVPILLRRCKQSGYGGPSKAERQELSRALAGNGQVNDALSCLRGKSPEAATALAIGRELLSGDYEERRQGEKLLIAVAQSDSQSQESLEAANLLSEPLKPQPAVLNSLPRKLAEYSASFAGGLVRLDKGRGVLRVLRRWPDDPASWQLQWDVARQALLEGEWQRAIRVLRAIPVHQLPEPLATRCQFWLGFAMQRIGKEKEARSLWQELVSNYSPSYYTWRADVRLGSGGLPPLRTVESSRPDTLLTATKKPWQPLNSGDLAVDILWRLGYGDEALAAWLGTPDFDRQRHSPRGRVVEGRLRLNQGDHWRGLSRLWLASLRLVNGDCEERQLLHRSQHPLLFLPQIREVALRQGIRTELMLAVARQESHFTPEVISIAGAIGLMQLMPATAADLEGRLMSTDELRDPAINASLGGRYLMKLLHRWDDNPWLTVASYNAGPNAVAQWRSPELAEDPELWVERIPYAETRLYTKKVLGNLWGYLHRETKWCREPVATGTAIP, translated from the coding sequence ATGGTCGTGAGTAGCTTGATACCTGGGGTTATTTGCCTAATAGCAACTAGTCTATTGAGTCTAACAACTGCGGTTACTGGTCAGGTACTACTGAGACGTAGCGCCACACCCCTTAATCCTAGTGTACTAGCCGAGCAGCTCTGGCATAACTACCGCTGGTCTGTAGATCCAGTAAGGCGTCGTGAGGCTGCTTTACTACTTGCTGCTTCAGAACATTCTGCTCACCGAAGACAACGCCTCCTGGCTGGACAAGGATGGGGCCATTCACCAGAGGCAGCAATTGCCCTGCTTCAACAGGTCTGGACTGCTACTGACCTTGGTCTTGCACAGGAAGCTCAGCGAGGGCGTCTTGCTCTGCTAGAACGCTTCCCAAATTCAGTAATTGCCGTTCCAGCTCTTACAACGCTGATTACGCAGGTGCCGGGCCTGCGCGGAAAGCTACGACAGCACTTCCCGACTCATCCAGATATTTTACGTGAGGCATGGAAGGGTGACGACCCTGGAGCTGCTGCTCACCTAGGAAAATGGCAGCCCGGAGCGCCTGCAGCAGTACCTATATTGCTGCGCCGTTGCAAGCAGAGTGGCTATGGGGGTCCTTCTAAAGCCGAGCGTCAGGAGTTGAGTCGGGCTCTAGCAGGAAATGGTCAGGTAAATGATGCGTTAAGCTGCCTCCGCGGCAAGAGTCCCGAGGCAGCGACAGCACTAGCGATTGGGCGAGAGCTTCTCAGCGGTGACTATGAAGAAAGGCGTCAAGGTGAGAAGTTGCTTATCGCAGTGGCTCAGAGTGATTCCCAGAGCCAGGAGTCGCTAGAGGCTGCCAATTTACTGAGTGAGCCGCTAAAGCCACAACCTGCAGTTCTCAACTCCTTACCCCGGAAGTTAGCGGAATACTCAGCAAGTTTTGCAGGTGGCTTAGTTCGGCTTGATAAAGGACGAGGAGTGCTCCGCGTGCTGCGACGCTGGCCAGATGATCCAGCTAGCTGGCAATTACAGTGGGATGTTGCCAGGCAAGCTTTACTAGAAGGAGAATGGCAAAGGGCGATAAGGGTGCTCCGGGCAATTCCAGTGCACCAACTACCTGAGCCCTTAGCAACACGCTGCCAGTTTTGGCTGGGATTCGCTATGCAGCGTATTGGAAAGGAGAAAGAGGCTCGGAGCTTATGGCAGGAACTTGTTAGCAACTACTCTCCCAGTTACTATACATGGCGTGCTGATGTGCGTCTTGGTAGTGGTGGCTTGCCACCACTACGCACTGTCGAGAGTTCACGCCCTGATACACTACTAACTGCTACTAAGAAGCCATGGCAGCCTTTAAATAGTGGTGACCTGGCTGTAGATATATTGTGGCGCCTTGGCTACGGCGATGAGGCTCTAGCAGCTTGGCTGGGGACACCTGACTTTGACCGACAACGACACTCGCCAAGGGGTCGTGTAGTAGAAGGGCGTCTGAGGCTGAATCAAGGTGATCACTGGCGAGGCCTGAGCCGTCTATGGCTGGCAAGTTTGCGTCTGGTGAATGGGGACTGTGAAGAACGCCAGCTTCTGCATCGTAGCCAGCACCCACTTCTGTTCTTACCCCAAATTAGAGAGGTCGCTTTGAGACAAGGTATCCGGACGGAGCTAATGCTTGCAGTTGCACGCCAAGAGTCACACTTTACACCAGAAGTTATCTCAATAGCAGGGGCTATTGGCTTGATGCAGCTAATGCCAGCTACAGCAGCAGATTTAGAAGGACGGCTAATGAGCACAGATGAACTCCGCGATCCGGCTATTAACGCTAGCCTTGGAGGGCGATACCTCATGAAGTTACTACATCGTTGGGATGATAACCCCTGGTTGACAGTAGCTAGCTACAATGCAGGTCCCAACGCAGTAGCCCAGTGGCGAAGCCCCGAGCTAGCCGAGGATCCAGAGCTCTGGGTTGAGAGAATTCCCTATGCCGAGACACGTTTATATACTAAAAAGGTATTAGGCAATCTATGGGGTTACCTACATCGAGAGACCAAGTGGTGCAGAGAACCAGTAGCGACAGGTACGGCAATTCCTTGA
- a CDS encoding thymidylate synthase (FAD), giving the protein MDRFWVGLISATPNPQQCVYAAMHQDYCEGLVLAERDSWPSEEKAGEICVKRLLAGGRGHYGPLEHAQIVLNVGWFPHSVMQQARTHRVGVSFDVQSMRYTGERICKAADGNLDLEEAFYLRPVGEYRDRRGKNYIYDEMQRNLDLDYCRQAAKRYRDLLQEGASEEHARGVLPFDYRQHFVVSFNLRALFHFIDVRAKQDAQLEIRTLCNHLWPHLQWWAPQLAAWYENTRMCKARLAP; this is encoded by the coding sequence ATGGATCGTTTTTGGGTAGGCCTCATCTCAGCTACACCTAATCCCCAGCAATGCGTCTATGCAGCAATGCATCAGGATTACTGTGAGGGTCTTGTGTTGGCAGAGCGTGATAGCTGGCCAAGTGAGGAGAAAGCTGGTGAGATCTGCGTCAAGAGACTGTTAGCTGGTGGACGAGGTCACTATGGCCCACTAGAACACGCCCAAATTGTTTTGAATGTTGGCTGGTTTCCACACTCAGTAATGCAGCAAGCACGCACACACCGGGTGGGAGTGAGTTTCGACGTACAGTCTATGCGCTACACTGGTGAGCGAATATGTAAGGCTGCTGATGGGAACCTAGATCTTGAAGAAGCCTTTTACCTAAGACCTGTGGGCGAGTACCGTGACCGGAGAGGCAAGAACTACATCTATGATGAGATGCAGCGTAATCTAGATCTTGACTACTGTCGTCAAGCTGCTAAGCGCTACCGAGATCTTCTACAAGAAGGTGCTTCCGAAGAACATGCGCGTGGAGTCCTACCATTTGATTACCGTCAGCATTTTGTAGTTAGTTTTAACCTTCGTGCTCTCTTTCACTTCATAGATGTGCGTGCAAAGCAGGATGCTCAGCTAGAAATTAGGACCCTATGCAATCATCTCTGGCCACACTTGCAGTGGTGGGCACCTCAGCTAGCAGCATGGTATGAGAACACACGCATGTGCAAAGCTCGCCTTGCCCCATGA
- a CDS encoding isoleucine--tRNA ligase — protein sequence MSQQNYGDQTSYKETLNLPQTSFSMRANAAQRELKLQELWRERNIDLQLGLENSGPTFTLHDGPPYANGPLHMGHVLNKVLKDIINKYQILRGRQVRFIPGWDCHGLPIELKVIQDLEQKQRQGLTSLELRHKAASYAHKQADSQMASFRRLGVWGDWGQRYLTLQKTYEAAQIGVFGTMVMKGHIYRGLRPVHWSPSSRTALAEAELEYPDGHTSPSVYVTFPVVKLTNQLRQILVGKSLHLPEDGNALAKILKIVIWTTTPWTLPANLAISVNAHLDYSLSETGDGQLLIVATKLLEVLRKTLKLSLVARALVRGEQLVGLKYGHPLLERISPVIVGGDYINTESGTGLVHTAPGHGIDDFNTGRRYGLPVLCPVDDAGILTAEAGPFAGLNVLTDANPVIIEALNTAGALLHQEAYRHRYPYDWRTNRPTIFRATEQWFASVDSFRDQAIEAISKVDWLPNSGRKRIETMVRERGDWCISRQRAWGLPIPVFYERTTGEILLNAETINHIQALIAKHGTDIWWEQDESNLLPPAYIAEAARWLKGTDTMDVWFDSGSSWAAVVQRQDNLVWPADLYLEGSDQHRGWFQSSLLTSVAVHGQAPYRRVLTHGFVLDEKGRKMSKSLGNIINPEVIINGGRNQKQDPPYGADVLRLWVSSVDYSTDVQIGPGILQQMADVYRKVRNTARYLLGNLYDFDPSQHAVAISELPLLDRWMLQQAAEITDGISIAFDRFQFCRFFQLLQGFCVVDLSSFYLDIAKDRLYISGANDYRRRSCQTVISLIAEHLAGLIAPVLCHMAEDIWQNIPYPIRETSVFRRGWPLVPDSWRDDSLTQPVRQLRTLRAEVNRALEDCRSRQELGASLEAAVRVEVHDVFLQQGLDWLIQEGNPEVDSLKDWLLVSQLQLGGEPWAELLANQSSELATIEIATARGRRCDRCWHYEHSVGSHSDYLALCRRCVDILKLY from the coding sequence ATGTCGCAACAGAATTACGGAGACCAAACCTCTTACAAGGAGACACTTAATCTGCCGCAGACAAGTTTCAGTATGCGCGCAAATGCCGCCCAGCGCGAGCTCAAACTTCAAGAGCTTTGGCGCGAGAGGAACATCGATTTACAACTAGGCCTAGAAAATAGCGGTCCTACATTTACACTTCATGATGGCCCTCCCTATGCAAATGGCCCGCTTCATATGGGCCATGTCCTTAACAAAGTACTTAAGGATATCATCAATAAATATCAGATTCTTAGGGGGCGACAGGTACGCTTTATACCCGGCTGGGATTGCCACGGTTTGCCAATCGAATTGAAGGTTATACAAGATTTAGAGCAGAAGCAACGTCAGGGGCTAACCTCACTAGAACTGCGTCACAAGGCTGCTAGTTATGCCCATAAACAGGCCGACAGCCAAATGGCTAGTTTCCGCCGTTTAGGGGTCTGGGGTGATTGGGGACAGCGCTATCTTACACTCCAAAAAACTTACGAGGCAGCACAGATCGGTGTCTTCGGCACCATGGTAATGAAGGGCCACATCTACCGGGGGCTTAGGCCAGTGCATTGGAGTCCTAGCTCACGCACTGCGCTTGCTGAAGCAGAATTAGAATACCCTGATGGTCACACTAGTCCTAGTGTGTATGTCACCTTCCCGGTGGTTAAGCTAACTAATCAGCTCCGGCAGATACTCGTGGGAAAGAGTTTACACTTACCAGAAGATGGAAATGCACTCGCAAAAATCCTGAAAATTGTTATCTGGACCACAACTCCATGGACCCTGCCAGCTAACCTGGCAATATCAGTGAATGCACATCTCGATTATTCTCTATCTGAAACTGGTGATGGTCAGCTGCTAATTGTGGCTACCAAACTTCTAGAGGTACTGCGTAAAACGCTCAAACTTTCGCTAGTAGCAAGAGCTCTCGTACGTGGCGAGCAGCTTGTTGGACTAAAATATGGGCATCCTTTGTTGGAACGTATTAGCCCTGTAATAGTTGGTGGCGACTACATTAACACTGAGTCAGGTACGGGCTTAGTGCACACAGCTCCTGGACACGGAATCGATGACTTCAACACTGGGCGTCGTTACGGGTTGCCGGTACTTTGCCCCGTTGATGATGCAGGGATACTGACTGCTGAAGCTGGGCCCTTCGCAGGCCTAAATGTTTTAACAGATGCTAATCCTGTCATTATTGAGGCTCTCAATACTGCCGGAGCTCTGCTGCACCAGGAGGCTTACAGACATCGCTATCCTTATGACTGGCGTACAAACAGGCCAACAATTTTTCGTGCTACTGAACAGTGGTTTGCCTCTGTAGATAGCTTCCGTGATCAGGCAATCGAGGCTATAAGCAAAGTAGACTGGCTACCAAATTCGGGTCGGAAACGTATCGAGACAATGGTACGTGAGCGAGGTGACTGGTGTATCTCCCGGCAACGTGCTTGGGGGCTGCCAATTCCCGTATTTTATGAGCGGACCACTGGCGAGATATTACTCAACGCCGAGACTATTAATCACATCCAGGCATTAATTGCTAAACACGGCACTGATATTTGGTGGGAGCAAGATGAATCCAATCTGCTGCCGCCAGCCTATATTGCTGAAGCTGCACGCTGGCTTAAGGGCACTGATACAATGGATGTCTGGTTTGACTCGGGCTCAAGTTGGGCAGCTGTGGTACAGCGGCAGGACAACCTAGTATGGCCAGCTGATTTATATCTTGAAGGTTCTGATCAGCACCGAGGTTGGTTTCAGTCTTCTTTACTAACCTCAGTTGCAGTGCATGGACAAGCTCCCTATCGCAGAGTTCTTACCCATGGGTTTGTTCTTGATGAAAAGGGACGTAAAATGAGTAAATCGCTTGGGAATATCATTAATCCAGAGGTGATCATCAATGGTGGTCGTAATCAAAAGCAAGATCCACCTTATGGTGCTGATGTATTGCGTCTCTGGGTGAGCTCTGTTGATTACTCCACAGATGTTCAAATCGGACCAGGTATCCTCCAACAGATGGCCGATGTTTATAGAAAAGTACGTAACACAGCCCGCTACTTGCTAGGCAACCTGTATGACTTTGACCCATCTCAGCATGCAGTTGCCATAAGTGAGCTGCCACTGCTGGATCGCTGGATGCTACAACAAGCAGCTGAGATTACCGATGGGATTTCTATTGCATTCGACAGGTTCCAGTTCTGCCGTTTCTTTCAGCTGTTACAGGGATTCTGTGTTGTTGATCTCTCAAGTTTCTACCTCGATATTGCTAAAGACAGGCTCTACATTAGTGGGGCAAATGATTACCGTCGTCGTAGTTGCCAGACTGTGATATCGCTAATCGCTGAGCACTTAGCTGGTCTAATCGCGCCTGTACTGTGTCATATGGCTGAAGACATATGGCAGAATATACCTTACCCCATTCGTGAGACTTCGGTGTTTCGTCGTGGGTGGCCCTTAGTACCTGATAGCTGGCGTGATGACAGTTTGACTCAGCCAGTACGTCAACTTCGCACGTTAAGAGCAGAGGTCAACCGTGCTCTTGAAGACTGTCGCAGCCGACAAGAGTTAGGTGCTTCACTTGAGGCAGCTGTGCGGGTCGAGGTGCACGATGTTTTTCTACAACAAGGGCTTGACTGGCTAATCCAAGAAGGCAATCCTGAGGTGGATAGTCTAAAAGATTGGTTGCTAGTCTCCCAACTGCAACTCGGTGGAGAACCTTGGGCAGAGCTGCTTGCCAACCAGAGTAGTGAACTGGCAACAATCGAGATAGCAACAGCACGTGGCAGAAGATGTGATCGTTGCTGGCATTACGAGCATAGTGTCGGCTCTCACTCAGACTACTTAGCCTTGTGCAGACGCTGTGTTGATATTCTCAAACTTTACTGA
- a CDS encoding beta-carotene hydroxylase produces MTTPSTATSISQSTSVPREFLDPPRPLNLTVGLFLVGYLLAGLAAWGWFFGCWPLPLLLVLGFLSLHLEGTVIHDACHGAAHPTAWVNQLMGHGSALLLGFSFPVFKRVHLQHHAYVNDPHRDPDHIVSTFGPLWLIAPRFFYHEWFFFQRRLWRRWELMQWGLERTIFVLIIIAALQYDFLPFIFNCWFASALMVGVTLGIFFDYLPHRPFNTRHRWHNSRVYPGRTMNCLIMGQNYHLIHHLWPSIPWFEYKPAYEATKHLLDAQGSPQRLGIFETRSDGLNFLYDIFLGLRSHNLHQSRMRLLAKIMPFRCWRRGWLQLLQQTAVTPARRSDRIHHDLT; encoded by the coding sequence GTGACAACTCCATCCACTGCTACGTCCATCAGCCAGTCAACTTCGGTTCCAAGAGAGTTCTTGGACCCTCCTCGTCCACTCAACCTGACGGTTGGCCTATTCCTTGTTGGTTACTTGCTTGCAGGCCTTGCAGCTTGGGGTTGGTTTTTCGGTTGCTGGCCTTTACCACTTCTGTTGGTCCTGGGATTCCTTTCGCTACACCTCGAAGGCACCGTGATACACGATGCTTGCCATGGGGCTGCTCATCCCACTGCATGGGTAAACCAGCTTATGGGGCATGGATCAGCTTTGCTACTTGGGTTTAGCTTCCCAGTTTTCAAACGGGTACACCTACAGCATCATGCCTACGTTAATGACCCCCATCGTGACCCTGATCATATTGTCAGCACTTTTGGGCCACTTTGGCTGATTGCCCCACGCTTTTTCTACCACGAGTGGTTCTTCTTCCAACGACGCCTCTGGCGTCGTTGGGAACTGATGCAGTGGGGACTAGAGCGAACTATCTTTGTTTTGATTATAATTGCCGCACTTCAGTATGATTTTCTCCCCTTTATCTTCAACTGTTGGTTTGCATCAGCATTGATGGTTGGTGTTACTCTCGGCATATTTTTTGACTACTTACCACACCGTCCATTTAACACCCGTCACAGATGGCACAACTCACGTGTTTATCCCGGACGTACAATGAACTGCTTAATTATGGGGCAAAATTATCATTTGATTCACCATCTTTGGCCATCAATTCCCTGGTTTGAATATAAACCTGCGTACGAAGCTACTAAACACCTGCTTGATGCTCAAGGTTCACCTCAAAGGCTTGGTATTTTCGAGACACGTTCTGACGGGCTCAATTTTCTTTACGATATCTTTCTAGGCCTCCGAAGCCACAATCTACATCAAAGCAGGATGCGCTTATTGGCTAAGATAATGCCATTTCGATGCTGGCGTCGTGGCTGGTTACAACTTCTTCAGCAGACAGCAGTGACACCAGCACGCCGTAGCGATCGGATTCATCACGATCTAACTTAA
- a CDS encoding isoleucyl-tRNA synthetase encodes MNLRRMNTMLATLTGEVCLLVGLATLILPLVITELSRPRDSLWGALVLALGLVLITSSDRLRGAPMLGVVCTDLLIGRLAVEVGQGRWQQLSSKERQRLRSRERWITVVVQLRVALSALARATVVASAAVQSMIHNSSSGKLWVRPEQEATKSDITEAVSTESSKD; translated from the coding sequence ATGAACTTACGTCGCATGAATACCATGCTGGCTACGCTCACTGGCGAAGTTTGCCTACTAGTTGGGCTAGCAACCTTGATTTTGCCACTAGTAATCACAGAGTTGAGCCGCCCACGCGATAGCCTCTGGGGAGCTTTAGTTCTGGCACTAGGACTTGTGTTGATCACCAGCAGTGACCGCTTAAGAGGAGCGCCGATGCTGGGAGTAGTCTGTACAGATCTGCTGATTGGACGTCTAGCTGTCGAAGTAGGTCAGGGCCGTTGGCAACAGCTTAGCTCCAAGGAACGACAGCGGCTACGTTCGCGTGAACGTTGGATAACGGTAGTCGTTCAGCTGAGGGTTGCTTTATCCGCTCTGGCTAGAGCTACAGTTGTCGCTAGCGCTGCAGTGCAATCAATGATACATAACTCTAGCAGCGGCAAGCTATGGGTGCGTCCAGAACAGGAAGCCACAAAATCAGACATAACAGAGGCAGTTTCCACGGAATCCAGCAAGGACTGA
- a CDS encoding tRNA (guanosine(46)-N7)-methyltransferase TrmB: MRQHVNPLSRCFQLPIELPKPSDLFKQPDQPIHLDIGSARGQFLLDLAPIQPCWNHLGVEIRRQLVWRAEAECQRRGDKNVRFLFCNANVSLGSWLAALPQDQLQLVTIHFPDPWFKQRHHKRRVLQPKLLLALAATLCPGRELFLQSDVLPLIRAMVKMIEVSGCFKCPPGNNRPWCNDNPLPVRTEREQYVLSQGLPIYRALFRRCDKPLPALEALESAQQQVDMNDNGSEKSIGM, encoded by the coding sequence TTGCGTCAACACGTTAATCCCCTCAGTCGCTGTTTTCAGCTTCCTATCGAACTCCCCAAACCATCAGATTTATTCAAGCAGCCGGATCAGCCAATCCATCTAGATATTGGTTCGGCACGCGGACAATTCTTATTAGATCTAGCTCCTATACAGCCATGCTGGAATCACCTCGGTGTTGAAATACGCCGCCAACTAGTTTGGAGAGCAGAAGCAGAGTGTCAACGAAGAGGGGACAAAAATGTCAGATTTCTATTTTGCAATGCTAATGTTAGTCTTGGAAGCTGGTTAGCTGCACTTCCTCAGGACCAGCTGCAACTAGTAACAATACACTTTCCTGATCCTTGGTTTAAGCAAAGGCATCACAAACGGCGTGTACTGCAGCCTAAGTTGCTGCTAGCTCTTGCAGCAACTCTGTGTCCAGGTCGAGAACTTTTCTTGCAGAGTGATGTATTACCCTTAATTAGGGCAATGGTGAAGATGATAGAGGTGAGCGGCTGCTTTAAATGTCCGCCGGGAAATAACAGGCCATGGTGTAATGATAATCCTTTGCCAGTAAGGACAGAACGTGAGCAATATGTTCTTAGCCAAGGCTTGCCAATATACCGTGCTCTCTTCCGGCGTTGTGACAAGCCACTGCCAGCGCTTGAGGCCTTGGAGAGTGCACAGCAACAAGTTGATATGAACGATAACGGTAGTGAAAAATCTATAGGTATGTGA